TCCaagtctttttttatttatcacaaatttcaacaaaacccaaactcAATTAAACTTTCGATTATCTCGCCACCAAGCCTAATGACGTAGCTCATCGTGACTTAACTTTTAGAAATGACGGGaagtttggtttttttatCGTTGCGGCAGATCATATCATAAGTTCATAGATAATAGAtaagatagatagatagatataATAGCATAGATAGATCATAGATAAATAAGCCTGTATCTTTCAAATAATCCAGATAACGGGCCGCATCATTTTGTACAGAATCGTAAAGACCATAGCATTTTGACATAAAGAATGACATGAAGGATAGTTTTTTGTGGAACCGAAGCTTTCATTAGGAAAGCAATCTAATCTTTTTGTATGGGGCGATGAAAGCGGATATGActggaaacgtcaaaacgcatacaaTAAAAACTGACTCACAGTATAATCTTGTCACTGTAACtgtcactgttttttttaattgatccACTTTTCAAACGCTCTAGATCTATCCAACGCGGTTCTAAATCCGTATGTTACATGCCTCATCTGCTTGTTTATCGGACTCAAAAACTATCGCTTTATCTGCGATATATTTGTATATTATTTATGtatgatatatatataaagtATCACCCTACTCCAGAGCAATGGATAGGCGATTCAGTCAATGATCGTGTCAGTTTGATTTTACAATATCTATGTGTCAATTTCAAAATTCCTTGCCTTTCGTGAAAGTTCATGCGTCTTTGTTATTGTATGAGTTAAAATCCTCGTTAAATCGTTGTCGGTTGACGaattaattcaaaaatattaattaataaatatcaaTAAACACTAAACGGGACATGATGGTAGCAGAGCCGGTCTTCGAACGAAcagaccggaccaaaatcccatccggaccaaacccccgtagcaaggactgactatccgactacgtggtaaaataagtcaaaacgaccaggccgttctaacgaataacaaaaattaacattaaacataaatcGAATGGCTCCAAAACACTATCTTATGTAGCTccaagtgtgttttcaatcCAATGGAGTTCAATGTGTAGTCCAATGGAATAAGATAGACATATCCCAAACATAGTCCCCTGACTTCTACAGTCCGTAACCTAACTGTATGAAGAAGAAGTACCTAACTATATCACACCTAGTGATttgctaacaaaacaaaaaaagctggagaaataggaaaaaatatgttttgcaaagttgttaaggttaaaaaatatatttttttgaggGGGACACATATTTCTACGCACGCTTATACATATTTATTTCTAAACATTGAAAATTAAGTCtgattttttataatttttatgtctGAATTTCGGCTACTCTAGCACGTTAGAAGCACGTTGCATcgaaaaatttgcattttttctgttttaattttattgttgtaCACGTTGTAGTTTATGTAATCACAAtgttaaaacatattttgaaaGGTTACGTTAGGAACCTGGGTAACAGTTGTAACGTACAATTCCTTTTTTCTAAGGAGTTCTTTTTATTGTTATAAtatctgtttgatttttttctattcttcttcttcttttctatTCTATTTTTGGATCGTTTATCGATCATTTGAAAACATATGTTAAAGTGTGCGTAGATTTACTCCATAAAAAGATGTTCTTTTTTAAGTATATTGCTGTTCTCAAAAAACTTATGTGTCTTATAGGAATGTTACAGACTGTATCTTCTGAAAAGGTTTTTAAGTATTTGAGTTATGTGTTTCCAATTCTTAAACTCAGCTCAAACCGAAAAATCAGCCAGCATTACTTGTTTTCGCTAGATTAACTATTTCCAGTTTGCTTAGACATATCCTGTGTCACAAGTATGTTCCTTTTCGGTTCCGGTATCAGCAAATGGTGGTGAAATATTCCATAAGCTGTTTTTTACAACAACTTCTAGAATCTTTTGCAGtatgtttaataaatttacgGGGTAAATCTCTTCCATTTTGACAATGCTTGACACTTTCTCTGCTTTGGCACTGATCTTAGATACCAGTCGAAATGTCTTAGATACCAGATAATGTCGAAATTGTGTGAAATTGGTTATTGCGTGAAAACAATCTGGAATCACCCGATAATTTATGTTATTGATATCTTCTGAGTTATTTAGTTTGAAGCAAATGGACCTTAGTTTATTACAATCGATTTGTCGGAAATGAAATTAGAGTGTAACCGAACTCATTGATCGCAGTTTTGCCGATTCATTTTATAGAGGCATACTGAAATGAATTTCTTTTATGATATTGATTATTTAACAAATGGGTCTTCAACAATGTACAATATATGAAATTTGTTAAGGTTTTTACTTAGAATAACATTgtaattgattgattgttttgtttattacaGGTATTCTAAATCTGACGGTTGCAGTAGAAGTTCACTTCGAAACACCCGACAGTGGATTTTTTCTGAAGCATTCTCCACGACAAAGTGCATTGGCATCAATCGTTTCGAGTGCAACATCTAACAATGGCAAGGTACGATCAGTTAATGGCGATTCCTTGCTTTCGGTGGATCGATTTACGGTAGTACAAACTTGTCAACCAGTGTCTGTGCGAGCCAGCTATGGGCCTTTCTCAACGAAACAAACAGTACCCGCACGATACATCGTTCCCGATGTTCTGGAAACCACGAACCTTGACGGAAACTCTTCACAAAATACCACTGCCGCATTGATGGACTTGCAGCAGCAATCTAATCTGCATCTGGATATATCAGCCCATGTTGTACGGAGCACAGTTGCCCGTGATTCACCGGTGcttcgtgttttgtttcatgccGGTGCCGATCCTGGTGGTCATTTGCAGCGACAAAAAATATGCGTACTATTGCACGCTTCAATGGGTAACAGAATCCCACTTAAAGGCAAATGTATGCCTGAAGGAGAAGATGGTGTATGTGTGGCGGAAGTAGTAATACCATCCAACTGGTGGCCGGCACTACCACCTCCAGAAAGAGATGGCCGCCTATCCAGCACTCCACCAAAAAGCCCACAAAGATTAGTACAAGTATCTTACAGTGTGTTTGAACCTCCTGCTAGGAGTCCTGAACTTTGTGAGCCTAAAGTGCAGATTCAACCGCTAACACCATTTGCAAAAATTCCTCTAAGTCAATCTCAATTGCCCTATAAAGAACTTCGCGCTGATAATACACTTACGATGATGGTACCACAGATACCATTGTACCCTCTTTCAAAAATACACGTTCCAGTTTTTCTTCATCCGGAAAATGGACAAAATATTGCAGTATTCATAGTAAGGTACGTAGATCATTACTAATCATAAGCAACCTATATaaatttgcttttaatttcaaatttctTCAGCTTTACCTACATGTACACAATATTTACatatacatatttaaaaatatttttatttttacaattttaaactTATACAACAAATATatgtaaatatatttatatctacacaatttttaacttttttatatCATTCCGGATTATTTGGGTAGAAATTACAATAAGTctgaaaaaatgtaaatatttgtaTAATTTCAGAGCTCGCGTAAAAGCCGGAATGCGTATCCTTGGTGCTGTAGCATCATCAGATGAGTGGAACGTTTCAGTAGAGAAGGAAAACACTAAACACACTGTGGCTCGGGTAACTGCATTTCGCAAAGATCAGGATCCAGACAGTCCTACGAGAGGAATACGTTTTGATGATGTATCTTCGAATGAGGGGTATGTAGCGTTATTGGTAAATTGGATATATTACgtatacacacacatgtgTAAAGctacaattatttttaaattttagtgTTGTTGAAGTTTTTTCATGGTTACTTGAAGTTTCTAATGATACCAAGGAATATTGGGATGGTGGAAGAATCATTTGGTCCGTTAGCTATGTTCACGATGgaccaaaaatgaaaatagatTTGTCGACCGAATCTTCACTGATCAGCGGTACTGGATTGCAAGACGAGAGTCGGAAAAAGATTGTGGCAAAACTTGAAATACAAAAGGATGATATTCAAGCTGTATTGCCTATTGCGaaggtaaataaaattcatCTGTGAAACGGGTAGAAACAACAATATTTATGATTTTGAATTTACAGAATTGGGAACTTATGAATACGGCTGTTCTTACCGGTAGACAAGTATCACAGGCCATGAAAGTATTCATAGTATCACAAGCTGGCAAAATGGCTGATGTCACACTTCAGAGTTCATGCCAGACAGAAGATGAAAGTGTGATAAAAGTAAGTGAAAAGATGTAACTAATGATCGAACTtacgaaataattaaaaaaaaatcttctttttcttttctcaaaGGTATCTTCGTCATGTAGCTCTGTTTATGTAGATGGGTCAGAAGTAAGAGGTTCATCCAATGCTTCAATATTGGTAAAATATGGAACATATTCGGGACTGGCTCGGTTCACCGTATGGATGCCTGAATTTCCCTTAGAGGTATCCGTCGCCGATTTTCGATTATCTCAGATCAAAGGTTGGAAAATTCCGGACGATCATAGCACGTAAGCATAATTTCACGTACTTTTTAATATATATTTCTCATGGCATTACATTCTGAACAAACTTACATTAGCAGTGCAAATGGAAAACCAAATCGGCGCAGGAAGCGAGCATATGGCAATGGTGGTGCATGGGGTCATCATAATGACGATTTAAGCAATGGAGTTTCACCAGAAAGAGGTGTGTGTCGTGCGAGATATCAACAAAGTCCGGTGGAAGTATATGCGAGATTCGTAGCAGTGGATCAGGATTCAGGACGTGTTAGCTATTTAATTTCCCGTCGAACTGGGTTGCGGGTTACGGATTTGGTTCAATCGTTACTGCGAGTAGCAGATCCAAAAATTGCTAGTCTAAGAGGACGAACACTTCAAGGGCGTGCCATGGGCCGTACGGATGTTCAGGTAAATCATGCAAATGTATCATGGTACAACATTACACAAACATACAATTTACGTTTTTTCAGGTTCTATCACCAATCAATGGAAGGGTAATAGGCGCTCGCGAAGTGCGTGTGGGTAGTGACAAAGTAACCATAACGCGGTTGATGGTTAAAGTGGTTTCCGGATTACAATTATCAATATCTGGTGACGGTTCAATCGACAGTGGATATATTGCCGAGACCTCGGTTACACGCAGGTTAACTGCACAGTATCAAGAAGGGCTTCTTGATATTGAATTAGAATTTTCCGATGGATCCA
The Anopheles moucheti chromosome 2, idAnoMoucSN_F20_07, whole genome shotgun sequence genome window above contains:
- the LOC128310896 gene encoding transmembrane protein 132E, whose amino-acid sequence is MNKRYIMGHKRISLLLLIGILNLTVAVEVHFETPDSGFFLKHSPRQSALASIVSSATSNNGKVRSVNGDSLLSVDRFTVVQTCQPVSVRASYGPFSTKQTVPARYIVPDVLETTNLDGNSSQNTTAALMDLQQQSNLHLDISAHVVRSTVARDSPVLRVLFHAGADPGGHLQRQKICVLLHASMGNRIPLKGKCMPEGEDGVCVAEVVIPSNWWPALPPPERDGRLSSTPPKSPQRLVQVSYSVFEPPARSPELCEPKVQIQPLTPFAKIPLSQSQLPYKELRADNTLTMMVPQIPLYPLSKIHVPVFLHPENGQNIAVFIVRARVKAGMRILGAVASSDEWNVSVEKENTKHTVARVTAFRKDQDPDSPTRGIRFDDVSSNEGVVEVFSWLLEVSNDTKEYWDGGRIIWSVSYVHDGPKMKIDLSTESSLISGTGLQDESRKKIVAKLEIQKDDIQAVLPIAKNWELMNTAVLTGRQVSQAMKVFIVSQAGKMADVTLQSSCQTEDESVIKVSSSCSSVYVDGSEVRGSSNASILVKYGTYSGLARFTVWMPEFPLEVSVADFRLSQIKGWKIPDDHSTANGKPNRRRKRAYGNGGAWGHHNDDLSNGVSPERGVCRARYQQSPVEVYARFVAVDQDSGRVSYLISRRTGLRVTDLVQSLLRVADPKIASLRGRTLQGRAMGRTDVQVLSPINGRVIGAREVRVGSDKVTITRLMVKVVSGLQLSISGDGSIDSGYIAETSVTRRLTAQYQEGLLDIELEFSDGSRTPLRDISVDDYFLLVESLDTEVVAFAPMLASHHPRVIAVGEGNGELLRVTLLLSEECRIRRNMPVSKQGIKTSVGPLVSALASVQVDFSGSDTNTRTDTLQNDGAVGRDRNKMGKELNDLEDILIGIPLQDDNGHETAAVVHSSSKHHRGNVGGGIISSNSGMVGVFSSNKSMVHGDASTLEIGMYIVLAAFCLAIAVFVVSCVVYASKYRPVMIDANGDASVRDGMGHSTVFDVGKGNESCATNAHDWVWLGRATVDRSNADVLEAGACQKDSRMNIISNPMNSKYDDMGEHHVQINSFDNPNHIQLPSAVAGTRTGIATNDKSVTPINSCTYKTRDRYNRAIHDEASILPQRSMATTVVDRIEYRPPVPPHRNIGVTAHVSNKQLPIDTVPQLKVSKRYHHRPPRNSGGVALSNVGSSCSSTNPAFDIQLQNSSGLQQRNINHTQQQLNLALFNGGNNGNSKNAKQFEIMHPIPTRKTNRSPHSFENMGFCITSLSNTENYQNGDKHHQQHRPPKELHMAERLVEQPNGQQTAFKFDTINQHQKYHQPFECPKSPIQSLETVAKPGDRRSTGYSQQFQQQLNKSSDDIGRVGKPKHIDEEASQKSVSLSSDDDGGFAPTVEQSCRKINVNVESITPAYVASMIAATKEANKKPTVVGNPMFSTTPDSELGPGESLGLDDLDMDYEQIMHYFDNLKESNA